One Longimicrobium sp. genomic window carries:
- a CDS encoding SgcJ/EcaC family oxidoreductase, translated as MSPDASEIQTEGESAVEALYEELLERWNQRDAAGFAALFADDGNLVGFDGSQVDGRAEIESHLCGIFGDHPTASYVAIVREVRRLAPGVAVLRAVVGMVPPGGSDLNPAANAVQTLVAARRDGRWRIALFHNTPAAFHGRPEASEKLTEELRQALRASAAVSTVGGAAR; from the coding sequence GTGAGTCCTGACGCATCCGAAATCCAAACCGAGGGCGAGAGCGCGGTCGAAGCGCTGTACGAGGAGCTGTTGGAGCGCTGGAACCAGCGCGACGCCGCCGGGTTCGCAGCCCTGTTCGCGGACGACGGCAATCTCGTCGGGTTCGATGGGAGCCAGGTCGACGGGCGGGCGGAGATCGAGTCGCACCTGTGCGGGATCTTCGGCGACCACCCGACGGCGTCGTACGTCGCGATCGTCCGGGAGGTGCGCCGCCTCGCGCCCGGGGTGGCCGTGCTGCGCGCGGTCGTGGGGATGGTGCCGCCCGGGGGCTCGGACCTCAACCCCGCGGCCAACGCGGTGCAGACGCTCGTCGCCGCCAGGCGCGACGGCCGCTGGCGCATCGCCCTCTTCCACAACACGCCCGCCGCCTTCCACGGCCGGCCGGAGGCGAGCGAGAAGCTGACCGAGGAGCTGCGGCAGGCGCTCCGCGCTTCCGCGGCCGTATCGACCGTCGGCGGAGCGGCGCGGTGA